A single window of Eucalyptus grandis isolate ANBG69807.140 chromosome 1, ASM1654582v1, whole genome shotgun sequence DNA harbors:
- the LOC104449170 gene encoding dehydration-responsive element-binding protein 1D-like (The RefSeq protein has 6 substitutions compared to this genomic sequence), with protein MNPLSSYSHPNSFRFNFAEPPSDSRNATALGNFSHKEVLLASHHPKKRAGRKKFRETRHPVYRGVRLRDKGKWVCEVREPRKKSRIWLSTFPTVEMAARAHDVAALVLRGRSACLNFTDSAWQLPVPASADTKEIQKAAARAAKAFQPVESEDVMSGDKKKLRSEEGVLYDEEDIFGIPGLLADMAEGMLLSPPKCGRDIYGGEDDGNLDAYTSFWSYSI; from the coding sequence ATGAACCCTCTCTCTTCTTATTCCTATCCCAACTCCTTCCGCTTCAACTTCGCCGAGCCGCCATCCGACAGCAGGAGCGCCACGGCACTTGGGAACTTCTCCCACAAGGAGGTACTCCTCGCTTCACACCACCCGAAGAAGCGCGCTGGAAGGAAGAAGTTCCGGGAGACCCGCCACCCTGTGTACCGGGGGGTGCGGCTGCGTGACAAGGGCAAGTGGGTCTGCGAGGTCCGCGAGCCCAGAAAGAAGTCGAGGATCTGGCTCAGCACCTTCCCTACTGTGGAGATGGCGGCGAGGGCGCACGACGTGGCGGCGCTCGTGCTGAGGGGCCGGTCCGCCTGCCTCAACTTCGCAGACTCCGCATGGCAGCTGCCCGTGCCGGCGTCAGCGGACAGCAAGGAAATACAGAAGGCAGCGGCTAGGGCTGCGAAGGCATTCCAGCCGGTTGAATCCGAGGACGTGATGTCGGGGGACAAGAAGAAGTTGCGTTCGGAAGAGGGAGTGTTGTACGACGAGGAGGACATCTTCGGGATCCCGGGATTGCTCGCCGATATGGCTGAGGGGATGCTCTTGTCTCCACCAAAATGCGGCGGAGATATATATGGTGGAGAGGACGACGGGAATTTGGATGCATACACGTCATTATGGAGCTATTCGATCTGA